In Rhodohalobacter sp. SW132, the genomic stretch TAATTCGCCGTACGGAGCCTGCAAAACGTGCAACGGACTGGGATATCGCTACGATGTAAGTCAGCAGCTTGTTATTCCAAACACCGATGAATCGATTGCCGATGGCGGCCTCCGTTTCTTTGGGAAACCTCGCGATATATTTGTTTTTAAACAGATGCAGGCCGTTCTCGAATCGTTCAACCTCGATTTTGAAACGCCGCTGAAAGATTTTCCAGAAGAAGTGATAGATGTACTGTTTGATGGAGCCGGCGATCAGAAGTTTGATGTCAGTTACGATTTTAAAAACAGCAACGTCACCTACAAGCATAAATTTGCGGGTATCCGGTCCGTTATTCGCGAGCAGTACGAGGAAAGCAAATCAAATAAACAGCGTGATAAAGCGAAAGCGTATTTATCAAAAGTGGACTGCAGCACCTGCGGGGGCGGACGTCTCAACAAAGAGGCACTTTCGTATAAAATTGACGGGCATTCCATTCACGATCTCGTTCAGCAGGATATAGAATCGCTCAGGCATACCGTTACAAATCTAAACCTCACCGAACGGCAGCGTAAAATCGGTCACCAGGTTCTTAAGGAAGTGATCGACCGGCTCGATTTCCTGCTGAATGTAGGTCTGTCGTATCTTTCACTCAACCGGGAAGCGCAAACCCTCAGTGGCGGCGAAGCTCAGCGAATCCGGCTTGCAACACAGATCGGGACTCAGCTTGTTGGCGTGCTCTATATTCTTGATGAACCCAGCATCGGACTTCATCAGCGGGATAATATCAAGCTGATCAAATCACTGGAAACACTGCGCGATCTCGGAAACTCGGTGATTGTGGTTGAGCACGATCGCGAAACGATTGAACATGCCGATTACGTGGTAGATCTGGGGCCGGGAGCGGGTACAAATGGCGGTGAAATTGTTACTGAAGGCACACCGGATGAGCTGGATGAATCAGCGCTGACCACCCGTTTTCTCAAAGATCTGGAGACCATTCCCTACAATCCTGAACGACGAGAGGGTACCGGTAAATCGATTCGGCTGAATCAGTCATCGGGGCATAATCTTAAAGATGTTGATCTGGAGATTCCGCTGGGTAAATTCATCTGCGTGACGGGCGTCAGCGGAAGCGGCAAAAGTACACTGATCAACCAGACCCTGGAGCCTATTCTCGCTACCACATTTTATAACTCCAAATCCGTACCGCTCCCCTATCAAAAAATTGAAGGGCTTGATAACGTGGATAAGGTGATCTCGATCGACCAGAGTCCGATTGGCCGCACACCAAGATCCAATCCCGGAACGTATACCAAGGTTTTTGATCACATCCGGTCTCTTTTTGCTGAATTGCCGGAATCAAAAATTCGCGGGTACGACCAGGGACGCTTTTCCTTCAACGTAAAAGGCGGACGCTGTGAAACATGTAAAGGAGATGGCGTTCGGAAAATTGAGATGAATTTCCTGCCCGATGTGTACGTCGATTGCGAAGTTTGCAACGGCCATCGATACAACCGGGAGACGCTTGAAATTCATTACAAAGGAAAAAATATCTCTGATGTTCTGAAAATGCCGGTCAGTGAAGCTTCAGAATTCTTCGACTCTGTACCTGCCATCAAACGAAAACTGAAAACGCTAAACTCTGTGGGCCTGGGATATTTAACCCTCGGGCAGTCGAGTACGACCGTAAGCGGCGGGGAGGCACAGCGAATCAAACTATCGCGCGAACTCTCAAAAATTGGTACGGGCGACACGATGTACATCATGGATGAACCTACCACCGGGCTTCATTTTCAGGATGTTCGCATGCTGGTGGATGTGATTCAAAAACTTGTGGAAAAAGGAAATACCGTGATCGTCATCGAACATAATCTCGATTTGATCAAGGCAGCCGACTGGGTGATTGACATGGGGCCGGAGGGCGGTGACGGAGGCGGAGAAATTATTGCTGAAGGCACACCGGAAACGGTCGCTGAAGTCACAAAAAGCCACACAGGACAATTTTTAAAGCAAGAATTTGCAAGAGAGAAACGTTTGGTAAAAAAATAGTTTATTTGAGTGAAGATATATTTTGTCTGCACTCGCTATTCTGCCTATTTTACCGAACTGCATGTTAGCTCGATTTTCACATATCACGCGCCTTCTGGTCATCGGCATCCTGTTTGCGGGATTCGCCGCACATCTGGCCAATCCATTTTTTGGTGATGCTAAAAAAGCAGCCTTCACACAGTGGCTGGATCATAAAGTTGTAGCAAGTGGTGATTCTGCAGAAGCGGAACTGCGCGACCGGATCAAAAAATTACCTAAAGAAGCTTCCAACTTCTGGATGCTCATTCAGGATGCATCAAAACTGATAGCAGACCATAAGGATGATTTTCGGATCAGCCCTTTTACCTCATCAAATGATGAAAAGAAGAATGTATCAAGCTGGCTCATTGGACAGTGGAGCACATTTAACAGTCAGCATAGCAGTAATGCAGTCCTTCCCGAAATTGTAAAACCGATCCAGAAATGGATCGCTCCGACCGATCTTGCAACATATACAAAACCCTTTCGTGAGTTATTATTAAAACTGCCGCAAACCGCACTGCTGCCCAATGATTTTGATTCCGGCAGTACCTGGCTTCTCCCC encodes the following:
- the uvrA gene encoding excinuclease ABC subunit UvrA, whose amino-acid sequence is MQNNIIIRGAREHNLKNIDINIPREKLVVFTGLSGSGKSSLAFDTIYAEGQRRFLESLSAYARQFMGMMERPDVDFIDGLSPVISIDQKTTNRNPRSTVGTVTEIYDFLRLLYARVATPYSYKSGNKMEKQTSDQIVAAIMDIEQGTKAYCLAPVVRGRKGHYRELFEQMQKQGFVKARVDGELIDLEGEIKLDRYKTHNIEVVVDRFVISPKSEKRISESVHMALEMADGNLVLGIQTKEGIRDKVYSKNLYDPESGLSYEDPAPNLFSFNSPYGACKTCNGLGYRYDVSQQLVIPNTDESIADGGLRFFGKPRDIFVFKQMQAVLESFNLDFETPLKDFPEEVIDVLFDGAGDQKFDVSYDFKNSNVTYKHKFAGIRSVIREQYEESKSNKQRDKAKAYLSKVDCSTCGGGRLNKEALSYKIDGHSIHDLVQQDIESLRHTVTNLNLTERQRKIGHQVLKEVIDRLDFLLNVGLSYLSLNREAQTLSGGEAQRIRLATQIGTQLVGVLYILDEPSIGLHQRDNIKLIKSLETLRDLGNSVIVVEHDRETIEHADYVVDLGPGAGTNGGEIVTEGTPDELDESALTTRFLKDLETIPYNPERREGTGKSIRLNQSSGHNLKDVDLEIPLGKFICVTGVSGSGKSTLINQTLEPILATTFYNSKSVPLPYQKIEGLDNVDKVISIDQSPIGRTPRSNPGTYTKVFDHIRSLFAELPESKIRGYDQGRFSFNVKGGRCETCKGDGVRKIEMNFLPDVYVDCEVCNGHRYNRETLEIHYKGKNISDVLKMPVSEASEFFDSVPAIKRKLKTLNSVGLGYLTLGQSSTTVSGGEAQRIKLSRELSKIGTGDTMYIMDEPTTGLHFQDVRMLVDVIQKLVEKGNTVIVIEHNLDLIKAADWVIDMGPEGGDGGGEIIAEGTPETVAEVTKSHTGQFLKQEFAREKRLVKK